In a genomic window of Macaca nemestrina isolate mMacNem1 chromosome 18, mMacNem.hap1, whole genome shotgun sequence:
- the LOC105485920 gene encoding rho GDP-dissociation inhibitor 3, with translation MLGLDACELGAQLLELLRLALCARVLLADKEGGPPAVDEVLDEAVPEYRAPGRKSLLEIRQLDPDDRSLAEYKRALLGPLPPAVDPSLPNVQVTRLTLLSEQAPGPVVMDLTGDLAVLKDQVFVLKEGVDYRVKITFKVHREIVSGLKCLHHTYRRGLRVDKTVYMVGSYGPSAQEYEFVTPVEEAPRGALVRGPYLVVSLFTDDDRTHHLSWEWGLRISQDWKD, from the exons atgctgggcctggACGCGTGCGAGCTGGGGGCGCAGCTGCTGGAGCTGCTCCGGCTGGCGCTGTGCGCCCGAG TCCTCCTGGCTGACAAGGAGGGTGGGCCACCAGCAGTGGACGAGGTGCTGGATGAGGCTGTGCCCGAGTACCGGGCGCCAGGGAGGAAGAGCCTCTTGGAGATCCGGCAGCTGGACCCGGACGACAGGAGCCTGGCCGAGTACAAGCGGgcgctgctggggcccctgccaCCGGCCGTGG ACCCAAGCCTGCCCAATGTGCAGGTGACCAGGCTAACACTCTTGTCGGAGCAGGCTCCAGGGCCCGTCGTCATGGATCTCACAG GGGACCTGGCTGTTCTGAAGGACCAGGTGTTTGTCCTGAAGGAAGGTGTTGATTACAGAGTGAAGATCACCTTCAAG GTCCACAGGGAGATTGTCAGCGGCCTCAAGTGTCTGCACCACACCTACCGCCGGGGCCTGCGCG TGGACAAGACCGTCTACATGGTGGGCAGCTACGGCCCAAGCGCCCAGGAGTATGAGTTTGTGACTCCGGTGGAGGAAGCGCCGAGGGGTGCACTGGTGCGGGGCCCCTACCTGGTCGTGTCCCTCTTCACCGACGATGACAGGACGCACCACCTGTCCTGGGAGTGGGGTCTCCGCATCAGCCAGGACTGGAAGGACTGA